The genomic region CCGACGAGGGCTGAGCGCCACGGCACCGTCCTCGGGCGCGCCGCGGGCGCCCGTTCGGTGGGGGGCCGACCTCTCGGAGCGTCGGCCTGCGCCGCTACCGTGACCTGGCGTCGCGGTCGCCCGACGCGAACCGCACGAAAGCGTCCGAGTGTCTGCCACCAGCGATCGCGTGACCCGGGTGCTTGGTCCACGCCCCCGCCTGCGTGGCTGGATCCACGGTGCGGCGGCGCCCGCGGCGGTCGTCACGGCCGCGATGCTCTGGCAGGCGGCGTCCCCAGGGCTGCCGCGCGTGAGCATCGCCGTCTTCGGGGTGTTCCTGGTCGGGCTGTACCTCGTCTCCAGCGTCTACCACGTCCCGCCGTGGCCCGAGAAGGTCCGCACGTGGCTCGCGCGCGTCGACGTTGCGATGATCCAGTTGTTCATCGCGGCCTCGTTCACGCCCTTCGCCGTGCATGCGCTCGGTGGTGCCTGGCGCACCTGGAGCCTGGTGGTCGCCTGGTCCATCGCCATCGTCGGTGCAGGCGTCGCGATCTCCCCCGCGAAGGGGCCCCGATGGCTCACCGTGGCCGCCTACGCCTCCTTCGGGTCGTTGGCGGCCATCCCGCTGCTGCGGGTCGCGGGCGTGCTGTCCCCCGCCGGACTGGCGTTGGTCGTGGCGGGCGGGCTGATCTATGTCGGCGGTGGCGTGATCTACGCCCGGCAGGGCCCCAACCCGTGGCCGGCATGGTTCGGCTTCCACGAGGTCTTCCACGTCATGGTGGTGGTCGCCAGTGGACTGCACGTCGTGGCGATCTGGCGGTACGCGATCCCGCTCGCCTGAAGCACGATCAGCTGCGCAGGAGGCCGACGCCGAGGGCGACGAGGCCGGCGGCGAGCGCAACCGCTCCGAGGGAGACCAGGACGATGAGGCGGTTGGGCTGCGTCCGCCCCGCCCCCATGCTCGCGAAGAAGAAGCCGCCGGACATCAGCAGCGCTGCTGCGGGCACGCCTGAGCGGGCCACGACACCGACGCCCCCATCGAGGCCGGCCGCGTCGGCGTACAGCAACCCGACCAGCGACAGGACCAGCAGCACGCCGGCATGGGCGTGCCCGGCGCGGGCGAAGGCGAGCTGGAACGGCGTGGCCGGCGCGGCCCCACGCACGACCCGGACCAGGTACATGCCGCCGGTTTCGACCGTCACGAGCGCGAAGAGCAGGATCGCCGCGGTCACACGCGTGGCTTCAGTGAGTTCCATGTGCCCCGCTCCGGTGCGCACCGGCGTGATGCCGATGGTGCCGGTGGATGGTGCGCCGGACGCCAGGCGGCGTCAACGACCGGGGGCGGCCGCGACCTGTCAACGGGCGAGGGCCTGCTCGAGGTCGGCCTGCAGGTCGGCGGGGTCCTCGAGCCCGACCGAGATCCTGATCACGCCGTCGGTGACCCCCATCGCGGCGCGCACCTCCGGGCCGATCCTGTGATGGGTCGTCGAGGCGGGATGGGTCACCAGCGACTTCGCGTCCCCGAGGTTGTTGGAGATGTCGAGGAGGTTGAGGGCATCGATGACGGCGAAGGCGCGTTCGGTGCCACCCGGCACCCAGAACGTCACGATCGACCCGCCGCCGGACATCTGCGTTCGAGCGAGTTGGTGTTGGGGGTGGGACGCCAGCATCGGGTAGCGGACCGTGTCGACGGCGGGATGGTCCTGCAGCCACGCGGCCAGGTGCTGGGCGGTCGCCGTCTGCCGTTCGACGCGAAGCCGCAGGGTCTCGAGGCTCTTGAGCACCACCCAGGCGTTGAAGGGGCTCATGGTGGGGCCGGTGTGCCGCATCAGCGGCTTGAGCTGTTCCTGGACGAACTCGCTCGACCCGAGGATGGCACCGCCGAGCGTGCGGCCATGGCCGTCGAGATGCTTGGTGGTCGAGTACACGACCACGTCGGCGCCCTGTTCCAGCGGCCGCTGCAGGATCGGCGTCGCGAACACGTTGTCGACGATGACCCGCGCCCCTGCCGCATGGGCCAGTTCGCTCACCCGCGCGATGTCCACCAGTTCCTGCGTCGGGTTGGACGGCGTCTCGAAGAACACCGCCTGGGCCGGCGTGGACAGGGCCTGCTCCCACTGCGCGAGGTCGGCGCCGTCGACGAAGTCGGTCTGGATGCCCCATCGCGGGAGGATGGCGTCCAGGACCTGGAAGCACGACCCGAACAGGGCGCGTGAGGCCACGACGCGATCCCCGGCCCGCAGACTCGCCGCGAGCGCGTTGAAGACGGCCGACATGCCGCTGGCCGTGGCCCAGGCGTCCTCGGCGCCTTCGAGCAGACGCAGCCGCTCCTCGAACATCGCGACGGTCGGGTTGCCGAGGCGGCTGTAGATGTAGCGGTCCACGTCACCGGCGAAGGCGGCGGCCGCCTCGGCGGCCGAGCCGTACACGTAGCCGGAGGTGAGGAACATCGCCTCCGACGTTTCGCCGAACGCGCTGCGCTGCGTGCCGCCGCGGACGGCGACGGTGTCAGGCCGCCACCCGTCGGGCGGGGGCGCTCCCTGCTCGTCGGACATCCTGGCTCCTCACGACGGTCCCGTGCACCGCAGCCTACGAGCCGCGACCGAGCGGTGATCCGCGAGCCGGGTAATCAGGCCGGACGGGCCTGGTCGGTGACCCGCGGGAACGGTTGCGTCGAGAACACCGCCTCGACCGGGACACCGAAGAATTCGGCGATCCGCAGGGCGAGGTGCAGGCTCGGGTTGTACTCGCCGCGTTCGAGGTAGCCGACCGTCTGGTAGTGGACACCGAGTGCGTCCGCCAGTTCACGCCGGCTGACGCCCTGCTCGGCCCGGAGCAGGGCGATGCGGTTGTGGACGCCGTCGCTCACCGAACCCACTGACCCGCCTGCTCACGCGCGGCCGCGACCGCCGAGCCGGACTGCCGCTGCGCCATGCGGCGCAACACCTTGGGTGCCACGACACTGCCGGCGACCGCCCAGGCGCTCAGCACGGCGACCGTCTGCCAGCTCCTCCAGGACGCGCCGGCCTCCATGACCAGCGCACCGTCTGGCAGGAACGCCGATCGCATCCCCAGTCCGAGCCAGTAGATGGGAAACACGTGCGCGATCGTGCGGACCCAGCCCCACAGTGCCTGGACCGGGAAGAAGATCCCCGAGATCGCCACCAGGACCAGGACCGGCAGGATCCCCCAGGTGCCGACCTTCTGCACGCCGGGGACGAGCGAACCGATGATGACGCCCAGCGGCAACGTCGCGAGCAGACCCAGCACGATGACCCACGTGACGGTGAACCACCCCGCGGCGCCGCGGTGCATCAGGTCGTCGAACAGCAGGAATCCCGGCACCAGGATCGCGAGGAACGTCGGGACGAGGCTCGCGCTGTGCAGCACGATCTGACCCGTGACGTAGCCGACCAGCCCACGCGGGACCGCCGTCGCCCGCAACAACGTGCCGTCCTCGCGCTCCATCGCCAGCGCATAGGCCGGCCCGATCACCATGCTGAAGGCGATCAGGCCGCCGAGGATGCTGGGCATGGCGTAGGTGGGCAGGAACAGTCCGGTGCCCTCGAGCTCGTTGTCCCGGTTGAACCACAGAAACGTCAGGATCCCGAGCGCCATCACGAGGTAGAACCCCTGGTCCTGGGGGCTCTTGAGACTCAGCAGGAACTCGTGCCAGCCGCGCCTGGCCCCGACCCGCACGGCGTGCACGTTGCGGTTCACCTGGCCACCTCCGGGCCGGCGGCAGCCGCCGGCGTCGCCGCGAACCCGCCGACGCCGGGCATGGTGCGGCCGGTCTCGTGTTGCTGCACCAACGTGATGTAGGTGTCCTCGAGGCTCGCGCGTCGAACCTCGAGATCGACGACGTCGTCGTGGTCGCGCAGCAGCGCACGGACGAAGGCGGTGGCGTCGGACGTGGCGTGGACGAAGTGGTCCCCGTCCCGGCTCCAGCGCACCTGCGCCTCGCCGGCGACCTGCCGGGCGAGCTCGTCGGCGCTGCCGTCGGCGACGATGCGCCCCGCTGCGAGAACCAGGATCCGGTCGGCCAACTTCTCGGCCTCGTCGAGGTCGTGCGTGGTGAGCAGCACCGTCGTGTCCTCGAAGTCGGTCAGTCGGTGCACCAGGTCGTGGAACTCGCGTCGGGCGTGCGGGTCGAACCCGGCGGTCGGCTCGTCGAGGAACAGCAGCTCCGGTCGACCGATGATGCCGATCGCCACGTCGAGGCGTCGGCGCTGACCACCGGACAGCGTCAGGATCTTCTGGTCGGCATGCCCGACGAGCCCCACCAGACCGATCAGCTCGTCGACGTCGCGTGGGCGCGGCCGTTCGGCGGTCGCATAGGGCGTGTAGTAGTTCCCCAGGTGCCGGAGCAGGTCGCGAGGCGTCCACCGCGCGTGGTCGCGCCACGACTGCAGGACGACCCCGGTGCGTGCCCGCCAGTCCTCGTCGCCGTCGGCGGGATCCGAGCCGAGGACCTCGACGTCACCCGCCGACCGCTGCCGGAACCCCTCGAGGATCTCGATCGTCGTGGTCTTTCCGGCGCCATTGGGCCCGAGCAGGGTCACCACCTCCCCGCGGTGCACCTCGAACGTGACGCCATCGAGAACATCGGTGTCGCCGTACCGCATCCGCAGATCGCGTACCCGCACGACCACGTTTCCAGCCGACGTCTGCTGCCCGGTGTCCACCATGCCCTCCGCAGGCCGCAGATAGTAGACCTACTGCCAACATAGCAGTCCTGCTACATCATGGGAGGGATCCTGGACGCGCGGGAAGCGGACATGGCCGCCGGAAGCCGCCGTCGGGCAACGCCGCTCGCCGCCGCTGCGGCGAGAAACGCGATCGCAACGGCGGTCCACGCCGTGGCGTATCCCACGCGTCCGGCGAGCGCGCCGAAGACCAGTGGGCCCAGGGCTCCTCCGCCGCCCAGCCCGCTGAGCACGATTCCGGCGGCCGCAGCCGGCGCCGCCGGGTGGGCCCGCACCGCCGCCAGGAAGGCCAGCCCGGTCCAGCCCCAGCCGGCCCCGAGCAGCACGACCGCCGCCACGCCGCCGACGATCGCAGGTGAAGGGAGCGCGAGCGCAACCGCCGCTCCGCCGCCGAGCAGGCACAGCAACGAGACCGCCAGCGTCGGCGATGCGCTCGGCCGGTCGGCCCAGCGGCCCAGCGTGAGCCGCGCGGCGATGCTGGCGACGCTGGCGACGGACAGCGTGAGCCCGGCGGCGGCCACGCCGAAGCCGCGATCGGCCAGCGCCGGCACGAGGAAGGTCGCAGCGGCGGTGGCGGCGCCGGCCCCGAGACCCGCCGCCACGGCGAACAGCAGCATCGCCGCCGGTACGACCCCGCCGGAGGGGTCCCCGACCGGCGTCGGCGCGTCAGCGAGCCCGGCGGATCTCGCCGAGAGGGACCGATCGCGCGGCAGACAGACGGCGACCACCACGGCGACCCCGAGCGTTGCGACGAACGCCGCCCGCCAGCCGACGAAGGCGGCCACGGTCGGGACCGAAAGGCCCGCCAGCAGCGATGCCGCCGGGACGCTCGCCTCCTTGATCCCGAACGCGCTGCCGTGCCGCTCCGCAACGATGCGGTCCACGAACGCGCGTGCCGCGCCGGTGTCCACCAACCCGACGGCGACGCCGACGAAGGCGAGCGGCAGCGCGAGCTGCCACCACCGCTGCGCGAGCGTGCCGGTCACGGCCGCGAGCACACCGGCCAGCAGCACCCCCGAACGCAGGGCGACGGCCGCCCCGAACCGTTCCGCGAACCGACCGGCGAGCGGCGCGGTGACGGCTGCCGTGAGGAACAGCAATGTCACGGCCGCACCGACGCCGGTCTCGTCGATGCCGAGGTCGCGGCGCAGGTGGTCGCTGAGCGCCCCGAGCAGGAAGACGGGCAGGACCGCGGCGGTCAGCGCTGCCGAGGCGGTGGCCGTGGTCCGCAGCAGCGGCACCGCCGGCGCTCGGGACGGGGCGGGGGCGCTCATACGGTTCTGGTCGCTCGGATCTCGGGTCCTCTCGGGTCGGTGCCAACGTACGCTCACGGCGTGGACGTGCGATCCAGGACTTCGTGCATGACGGCGTTCCGGCCCCTGGCGGACGAGGATCTTCCGCTGCTGCACCGGTGGCTGAACGAGCCGGGTGTCGTGCGCTGGTGGGAGAACGACGACGTGTCGTGGGACGCCGTGGTGCGGGACTACGGCTCTGCGGCGACCGACCCCGTCGAGCACTGGTTGGCCCTCGAGGACGGCGAACCGGTCGCATGGATCCAGTGCTATGCCGCGGCCGACTTCGCCGACGAGGAGGAGACCAGGCAATGGTTCGCGCTGGGCGTCGAGCGAACGGCGGCCGGCATCGATTACCTCGTCGGCGACCCGGCCCGTCGCGGCCGCGGCCTCGGCTCGACGGTGATCCGCGCGTTCGTCGACGACGTCGTCTTCGGACGCCACCCGCACTGGACGCACGTGTGCGCCTCGCCGCTGGCCGCCAATGTGGCGTCCTGGCGGGCGCTGGAGAAGGCCGGCTTCGCGTTCGTCGGCACCTTCGGAAGCGCCTTCGGCCCGTGCCGGCTGCTGGTGTCGGAGCGACCCACGGCGGACCTGCACGACCGATGAGTTCCGCCGCCGGCCGTCGTCCACCTCGACACCTACGCGGAAACACGATCCGCCCGACGAAGGAGCGCCCCATGCGACCCCAGATCGTGCCCAACCTGTGGTTCGACACCGAGGCCGAGGAAGCCGCGAACTTCTACGTCTCGTTGTTCCCCGACTCCCGTGTCGCCAAGGTGATGCGCTACACCGAGGCCGGCCCCGGTGAGCCGGGGACCGTGGTCACGGTCGAGTTCGAACTCGCCGGCCAGCCGTTCGTCGCCATCAACGGCGGCCCGCAGTTCCCGTTCACCGAGGCCGTGTCGTTTCTGATCCCGTGCCAGGACCAGGCCGAGGTCGACCACTACTGGGACGCACTGATCGAGGGCGGCGAATCCTTGCAGTGCGGTTGGCTCAAGGACCGCTACGGCCTGTCCTGGCAGGTGGTGCCCACCGTGCTGGACCGGCTGCTCGACGACCCCGACCCCGAGCGCGCCCGGCGCGCCACCGAGGCCATGCTCGGCATGGTCAAGCTCGACGTCGAGGCGCTGCAGGCGGCCGCCGACGGCGTCCCGGCCTGATCGACCCGGACACGGTCGACGACCCGAGGTTGCCACCCGTCACCAGTCGTTGGTGTGCTGACCGGGGTCGAGGCCGTAGAAGAGGTGGTCGAACACCTGTCGGACGTGGCGCTGGTGTCGTCGCCGGTCCTCCTCGAGCTCCTGCCAGGCGCCGCGGGGGTAGCCCATCGAGCGGGCGAGCAGCTCCAGCAGCTGCGGGTTGACGGGCACGACGTCCACGTCACGCTGCCGGAGCAGATACAGCCGGTTGCGCATCTGGGCCAGGAACCGGTAGCCCTCGCGCAGCCGGTTGGCGTCGGCGTGGTCGATCAGGCTCGCGTCCTGCGCGCCGTCGAGCGCCACCATCGTCGACGGGGTGCGCACCGCGGTCTCGCGGACGCCGTGCTGCAGCTGCAGCAGCTGCACCACCCATTCGACGTCGGACAGACCACCGGGACCGAGCTTGAGGTGGCGCTCCGGCTCGACCCGTCGAGGCACGCGTTCCTTCTCGATCCGGGCCTTCATGCGTCGGATGCGCTGCGCGTCCCGCTCACCGAAGTGTTCCGGGTAGGCCAGTTCGCGGGCGGCATCCACGAGGCGCTTTCCGAGGTCCCGGTCGCCGGCCACGATCCGGGCCTTGAGCAGCGCCTGCGACTCCCAGGGCTCGGACCAACGGCCCCAATACTTGAGGTAGGAGGCGTAGGAGCGCGACAGCGGGCCGCTGCGTCCCTCCGGACGCAGGTCGGCGTCGACCTCGAACGCGGTCCCCTCCGCCGTGATGTCGGAGAGCGATCGCATCACGTTGCCCGCGATGGCCAGTGCGAGCTTGTTGGCGTCCTGTTCGTCGGCGCCATCGGCAGCCTCGTGGACGAACAGCACGTCGAGGTCGGAGACGTAGTTGAGCTCGCGGCCGCCGAGCTTGCCCATGCCGATGATCGCCAACGACACCGGCAGGTCGTCCGGCGAGTCCAGTCCGCGCTCACGGGCCTGTCGTCGCAGCTCTGCCCGCAGCGCACCGGTCAGACACGCCTCGCCGAGCGCCGTCAGTTCGTCGCCCACGCCCGACACGGTGGTCGCCTCGGCGAGGTCGCGGAGCACGATCCGCAGCAGTTCGAGCCGCTTGAAGCGGCGCAGCGCCGCCGTGGTGTCCTGCCAGTGCAACCGACCCATCGCCATCCGCACGAGGTCGTCGCGGGTGCGGGGTCGGTCGCGCAGGTGGTCGTCGCGCAACCAGTCGATGCCCTGCGGTTGGCTGACCAGCAGCTCGCCGGCGACCCGGCTGGTCCCGAGGACCCGCGCCAGCAGCTCGGAGGCGGGGGGATGGTCGCGGAGGTGGTCGAGCAGCTTGCCGGTGTCGCCCTGCACGTCGACGAGTTCGCGGAAGCTCTTCAGGCCGGTGTCGGGATCGGGCGTGTCCTGGAGCAGGCTCAGGATCGCCGGCAGCACGGCCCGCATGGTGCGCGCCCGGCGGGTGACGCCGAGGGTCATGGCCCGGACGTGACGCAGCGCCGCCTTGCCGTCGCGGAAGCCCAGCGCCTCCAGCCGTTCACGGGCGGCCTCGTCACCCATCCGCCGCGCCTCGACCGGCACCGACAGCCCGGCCGCGTCTGCCGGCAGCGTGGCGTAGGTCTCCAGCAGCGGCCGGTAGAACAGCTTGGCGTGCAGCTCACGGACGCGGGTCTGCACCCCGTTGAGATCGCGCAGGAACGCCGTACGCGCCGGCTCGTCCCCGTCCGAGCGATAACCCATCGCCCGTGCCAGCCACTCCTGGCGTTCGGCGTCGTCGGGAATGGTGTGGGTGCGCCGCTCGTGCGCCAACTGCAACCGGTGCTCCACCGTCCGCAGCATCCGGTAGGCGTCCGCGAACGCCTCGGCGTCCTCCTCGGCGACGTAGCCGTTGCGGTGCAGCGCCCGCAGGGTCGGCAACGTGCCGGGGTCGCGCAGGGACCGGTCGCCACGTCCGTGCACGAGTTGGAGCAGTTGGACGGCGAACTCGATGTCACGCAGCCCGCCCGGGCCGAGCTTCAGCTGGCGTTCGCCGTGGCGAACCACCTCGGGCTTCGCCTCGATGCGCGACTTCATCTGCCGGATCTCGGCCACGACGTCGGCGTCCAGGCGATCCGGCCACACGAACGGCTCGGCGCGGGCGAGCAGCTCGTCACCGAGCGCCTTGTCACCGGCGACCGGCCTGGCCTTGAGCAGCGCCTGGAACTCCCATGTCTTGGCCCACCGTTCCCAGTAGGCGACGAACGACTCGACGGGACGTGACAGCGGCCCCGAGCGGCCTTCCGGACGCAACGTCGGGTCGACCTCGTACGCCCGGCCCATCGTGGTCGAGGCGTTGAGCAGCTCGAGACACCGGGTGAAGACCTGCTTCGCCTCGCGGGCGGCCCGTTCGGCCGCATCCGGCGCGTCCGGGTCGACCGGGGCGTGCACGAACACGACGTCCACGTCGGAGACGTAGTTCAGCTCCCGGCCGCCGAGCTTGCCCATGCCGATGACGGCGAGCCGCGCACACGGCTGGTCCCCACCGATCTCCTGCTGGACCGCGCGGACGGTGCCGTCCAGGACCGCTTCCGCCAGTCGGGCCAGCTCGGCTGCGACCTCCTCGACGTTGGCGATGCCGGTGAGGTCACGCGCGGCGATGTCCGCCGTCGCACCGCGGCGGATACTGGCGACGGCGGCGGCCTGCCGGACCTGGTCGTCGTCGGCGAGGATCGCTTCGGCGACGCGGCCGGAGACGGTCTCCACCTCGATCGTCTCGAGGGTGCGCAGCGCGTGGACGGCATCGGGGTGCTGGCCGAGCAGGTTGCCCAGCGGGCGGGACACGCCGGCGACCGCGACCAGCCGCGCCAGCCAGTCACCGTCCGCACAGACCTCTTGCCACACCTCGGGGTGCTCGGCGGCGAGATCGGTCAGGCAGGTCAGGGCGGCCGAGGGATCGGCGGCGCGCGAGAGCACGGCCAGCAGGTCCTGGTCGACCTGGTCGGCGTCGAGGAGCCCGGCTTCGTGCAGCCGCGCCTGGGCCCGGTCGGGATCCAGCCCGGCTGCGGCGAGCCGGGCCCGGACAGAGCGGCGTGGGCTGGCCACTACAGCAGCGGCAGGTAGCGCTCGAGCTCGAACGTGGTCACGTGGGCCTGGTACTCGTCCCACTCCCGGCGCTTGTTGTTGAGGAAGAACGCGAACAGGTGCTCGCCGAGCGTGTTGGCGACCAGCTCCGAGTTCTCCATGATCGACAGCGCCTCGCCCAGGCTGGCCGGGAGCCGTTCGATGCCCGACGCCGCGCGTTCGGCGGCCGTCAGCTCGAAGGCGTTGTCCTCGGACTCCTCGGGCAGTTCGTAGCCCTCCTCGATGCCCTTCAGGCCCGCCGAGAGGATCAGCGCGAACGCGAGGTAGGGGTTGGTGGCCGGATCGGGGGCGCGGTACTCGATGCGCGTCGAGGCGCCCTTGCGCGGCTTGTACATCGGGATGCGGATCAGCGAACTGCGGTTGGAATGGCCCCAGGTGACGAAGATCGGGGCCTCACCCGACGGCTGGGGCCCGTGCAGGCGTGCGGTCAGACGCTTGTAGGAGTTGACCCACTGGTTGGTGACCGCCGTGATCTCGCGGGCGTGGCGCAGCAGCCCGGCCGTGAACGCCCGGGCGGTCGGCGAGAGGTGGTAGGGATCGCCCGCCGAGTGGAAGGCGTTGTTGTCGCCCTCGAACAGTGACAGGTGCAGGTGCATGGCGTTGCCCCACTCACCCTCGATGGGCTTGGGCATGAAGGTGGCGTAGATCCCCCGCTGCAGTGCCGTCTCCTTGACGACGAGACGGAACGTCATGACGTTGTCGGCCATCGTGAGCGCGTCGGCGTAGCGCAGGTCGATCTCGTGTTGGGACGGCGCCACCTCGTGGTGGGAGAACTCGACCGAGATCCCCATCTTCTCCAGCGTGTTGATCGTCTGGCGCCGGAAGTCCTGCTGCACGTCCAGCGGCGTCATGTCGAAGTAGCCGCCGTTGTCCAGCGGGGTGGGGTCGTCTGCGCCCTCGAAGAGGAAGAACTCCATCTCGGGGTGGACGTAGAACGTGAAGCCCATCTCGGCCGCACGTTCCAGGGTGCGCTTGAGCACGTAGCGCGGGTCGGCGGCGAAGGGCTGGCCGTCGGGGGTGAGGATGTCGCAGAACATCCGGGCGACGCCCTGGGACTCGGGCCGCCACGGCAGGATCTGGAACGTCGACGCGTCCGGGACGACCAGCATGTCGGCCTCCTGGACGCGCGTGAACCCCTCGATCGACGACCCGTCGAAGCCGATGCCCTCGGTGAAGGCGTTCTCGAGTTCTGCGGCCGTGATGGCGACCGACTTCAAGAATCCCTGGACGTCGGTGAACCACAACCGGATGAAGCGGACGTCGCGCTCCTCGACCGTGCGGAGGACGTACTCCTGCTGCTTGTCCATGGCGCTGGTCCTCCCGAAAGTCGCGCGCGGACGAGCCTGCCGCGGGCGTCGCCGCAGCGTAGTGACTTCCCTGTTGCGCCCGTGTTTCGTCCTCGGGGCCGTCGGCCATGGGCAGCCGTGCCGGCCGTGACGTCGAGGGCGCCCGCGGCATCAGTCGGACAGGCGACGACGCAGCCGGGGCAGGACGACCGCCCCCCAGGCCGCGCTGCACCCGATCGCGCCCAGCGCGAACCCCGCTGCCTCGCCGGGCCTGGACGCCCACCACGCCCGGGCCGCCCACCCGGTCGGGACGAGGGCGAACGCCCACGCCGAGGGGTGATCGACGAACCACCACGCCAAGGGCAGGTAGAGCGGCAGCGCGACCACCTTCATCAGCGCCATCCCCGCGACCCGGTCCCGGACGAGGGCAGCGAGCAGGAGCGCGGGAACGAGCGAGGCAGCGGCACTCGCGACGGCCGTCGCCACGACCCCGGGAGTGCCCGCACTGTGCCGTGCGCCCGCGAGCGGCAGGGCGACCATCAGGGCAGCGGCGGTCAGCACGGCGGCGGCGGTCAACCGATAGGCGACCAGCGTCGACAGTCCGGCCCGGGTCACCGCGACCGCGGGCAGGACGCCGGCATCGCGGTCCTCGAGGAATAGCATGCCGGTGATCGCGCCGGCCATGACCGGGGTGTGGAAGACGAGGACCAGTGCCCACAGCACCGGCAGGTGGGCAACGAGGTCCACGCCGAGCCGGGACTCGAGCCAACCGTTCCCCGGCCCGGCCGCCAGCCGGAGGAGC from Egicoccus sp. AB-alg6-2 harbors:
- a CDS encoding glutamine synthetase family protein codes for the protein MDKQQEYVLRTVEERDVRFIRLWFTDVQGFLKSVAITAAELENAFTEGIGFDGSSIEGFTRVQEADMLVVPDASTFQILPWRPESQGVARMFCDILTPDGQPFAADPRYVLKRTLERAAEMGFTFYVHPEMEFFLFEGADDPTPLDNGGYFDMTPLDVQQDFRRQTINTLEKMGISVEFSHHEVAPSQHEIDLRYADALTMADNVMTFRLVVKETALQRGIYATFMPKPIEGEWGNAMHLHLSLFEGDNNAFHSAGDPYHLSPTARAFTAGLLRHAREITAVTNQWVNSYKRLTARLHGPQPSGEAPIFVTWGHSNRSSLIRIPMYKPRKGASTRIEYRAPDPATNPYLAFALILSAGLKGIEEGYELPEESEDNAFELTAAERAASGIERLPASLGEALSIMENSELVANTLGEHLFAFFLNNKRREWDEYQAHVTTFELERYLPLL